One window from the genome of Salvelinus namaycush isolate Seneca chromosome 19, SaNama_1.0, whole genome shotgun sequence encodes:
- the LOC120063663 gene encoding heparan-sulfate 6-O-sulfotransferase 3-B-like: MAGWTLGGGCDDTERILGEGNFYYITMLRDPVSRYLSEWKHVQRGATWKTSLHMCDGRSPTQDELPTCYSGDDWLGVTLTEFMDCPSNLANNRQVRMLADLSLVGCYNLLSMNESERNHILLGSAMNNLKNMAFYGLTEFQRKTQYLFERTFSLRFIAAFTQINSTRAANVDLSEAVRRRIEELNYLDVQLYEYAKDLFLQRFQYTRQRQHQEERLKRREERRWLREQREQSRDSLPKRQVGGEGGRDELATTTEDYTSQVARW; this comes from the coding sequence GAACTTCTACTACATAACCATGCTGCGTGACCCCGTCTCCCGCTACCTGAGCGAATGGAAGCACGTGCAGCGCGGAGCCACCTGGAAGACCTCCCTGCACATGTGTGACGGGCGCTCGCCCACGCAGGACGAACTGCCCACCTGCTACAGCGGGGACGACTGGCTGGGCGTCACCCTGACCGAGTTCATGGACTGCCCGTCTAACCTGGCCAACAACCGGCAGGTGCGCATGCTGGCCGACCTCAGCCTGGTGGGTTGCTACAACCTGTTATCAATGAACGAGAGTGAGCGCAACCACATCCTGCTGGGCAGCGCCATGAACAACCTGAAGAACATGGCCTTCTACGGCCTGACCGAGTTCCAGCGCAAGACGCAGTACCTGTTTGAGCGGACGTTCAGCCTGCGCTTCATCGCTGCCTTCACGCAGATCAACAGCACGCGCGCCGCCAACGTGGACCTGAGCGAGGCTGTGCGCCGCCGCATCGAGGAGCTAAACTACCTGGATGTGCAGCTGTACGAGTACGCCAAGGACCTGTTCCTCCAGCGCTTCCAATACACCCGCCAGCGCCAGCACCAGGAGGAGCGCTTGAAGAGGCGCGAGGAGCGCCGTTGGCTGCGGGAGCAGAGGGAGCAGAGCAGGGACTCTCTCCCCAAACGACAGGTGGGCGGGGAAGGGGGGAGAGACGAGCTGGCCACCACCACCGAAGACTACACCAGCCAGGTGGCTCGCTGGTGA